The genomic stretch TTTGGATTTTATATAGATAAAATGAAAAAAACACCGAATGAACCATTTAAATTAATATTTTTAGTGTTTTTATATTTATCTTTCATCAAGACAAATACTATATAATATTTACTTTATTAATATTAGACTTAAATTCATTATAGGAAACATAAATTTGGAAAATCATATTTATAGGGACGTACTTAATTTGGATGACTTTAATTTGCAAGAATTAGACTTTTCTAGTACAAATTATATTAGTTACAAAGAGAATGGCATTCAATTTAAAAATCAGGACTTTAGTAATACAACTTTGAGAATAGACAAAAATTTTATCGATGAATGTAAGGAAGAAATCAGACAAAGGAGATTTTTAACAGGTGTTGACTTCATAATTGATATAGAATTTAAGAACTGTCATTTTTCTAATATCATAATTAAAGAAGAAATTATTAATGCAAATCTTTTATTTGACTATGATGAACAAAACACAAATCAAGAAATCGAAAAATTTATTCTTTTTGGTTGTACACTGAATGGAAAATTTTATATAAATAAACAATATTCAGGCAATAATAAAACTTTAACAATTAAGAGTTTAAAAATAGAGAATACTGTCTTTAAAAGTAACTTTAAACTTCATAAGACTGTTCTAAAAGAATTTAATATTGAAGACACAGACTTTGAAAAACATGCTGATTTTTTTAAAAGTATATTTCATCAAGGTACTCTAAAAAAAGATGATATAGAAAAAATTAATGATAATGATATTGGTTTCAAAGCTATCAATTTTAAAGGGTTAGCACTTTTTGGAGACACAGAATTCCATAAAAAACTTATTTTTAAATATGTAACATTTGAAAGTTTCAGTCATTTTAGAAAAGCAAAACTTTTTAAAGGTTTAGATTTAGATTATTCAAATATTCAAAATGAAATGAACTTTTTTGATGTAACTGAACTAGATAATTCTGAAGCTAAAAACAATACATCACAAGAAACCTTCAGAATAATAAAACACAACTTTACTAAAATAGGGAATACTATTGAAGCGAATAAATATCATGCTTTAGAACTAAAAAAAAGAAGAAATCAATTAAAGATATTGTCAGCTGATTTTTTTAACTATTTGGTATTCTTTTTTCATTGGATTAGTTCTAACCATTCTCAGTATTGGGTCTTACCAGTCTTGTGGATATTAGCTATAGGTTATTTAACATACTTAAGTCTAGACAGTTTTGTTTGTGCCAGATATGGATGTAGTAATAACTTAATAGATATGTTTAAATATATATCCATCATTAATTATGATGATTGTATAAAGAAAAATCCTATAATATTCATTCTAAATAAAGTTTTATTGGGATATTTTTATTATCAATTCATTGTATCTATTCGTAAAGATACACGGAAATAATATACTAAAAATTAAATAACACATTTATCCAAAACTAAATTTTAGACAAATTTTTCATAAAAGAGTATCATTAAATATTCCATTAAAAAGGGTACTCTTATAAAAAATTTCCCTTACCAAAATGTTAGATTTCCGCATAGCTAAAACAGGTATAATTACCCAACTAAAACATATAAATACCGCTTTCATAATTTTAAGGAGCAACAAATCAAAACCTATTTTCTAATAACTTTATGTGTCCTATTTTGGTCTGTAAACTTTGTACTGGGGAGATTTGTCAAAGACGATGTAACACCTATGGAATTAGCTTTTTTCAGATGGTTTTTTGTTTTTTTGATGGTGTCTCCGATCTTAATCATCAGACACGAAAAAATCATCCATTCTCTAAAACAAAATTTTACAATTCTAACAGTGCTGGCAATCCTTGGGATCACAACGTTTAATACCTTGTTGTACTACGGACTTACATTCACAACTTCCACAAATGCTCTGATCATAAACTCGACGGTTCCGATCTTAGTACTTGTTCTCTCCTTCTTTATTTTAAAACAAAAGATAAAGTTCTACCAAACTACGGGGATCGTACTATCAACCCTCGGTGTAATATTTTTAATACTCAAAGCTGACATTGCAAATATTTTGACTCTCGAATTTAATGAAGGGGATATTCTCATTATCATCACTTCACTATCGTGGGCTTTGTACTCTGTTTTACTCAAGTACAAACCAAAAGATCTCAATGATTTTGAGTATTTCTCTACAACCGTGGCAATCGGTTTAATAGTCTTGCTGCCGTTTTATCTCTATCAGGGATACTCGCTTCAACAAGAACTCGAAGTGTTGCAAAACAACTACCCAGTTTTTTTGTATGTCTCCATTTTTGCATCGATCTCATCTTACTATTTATGGCATTACGGCATAGAGAAAATAGGTGCATCAAAAACGGCACAGTTTACCCACCTTATGCCGATCTTCGGAATTATTTTAGCTTCGATCTTTTTAAAAGAGAGTTTACACTCCTACCATCTTTTGGGCGCTAGTCTAATAGCCTTTGGGATCTACTTATCTTTATTTTACAAAAACACCTAGTAATACTTTTAGACAAATTTTTCATAAAAGAGTATCATTAAATATTTTATTTAAAAGGGTACTCTTATGAAAACTCTCACATCGCTTCTACTTTTTTCATCTTTTTGTTTTGGCGCCACACTCTCTAACGAGCCTACAAACTCTTCACTCGTTGTTTACAACTCCAACCGTGCGCTCGTCCATGAGCAAAGAGATCTCAAACTAAGTCGCAACGACACCTTTATTGTCTACGACAATGTTGCAAACAGCATCAATACCGATTCTGTAAACATAAAACTTCCAAAAGGGGTAACTCTTTACT from Sulfurimonas sp. hsl 1-7 encodes the following:
- a CDS encoding DMT family transporter; translation: MTLCVLFWSVNFVLGRFVKDDVTPMELAFFRWFFVFLMVSPILIIRHEKIIHSLKQNFTILTVLAILGITTFNTLLYYGLTFTTSTNALIINSTVPILVLVLSFFILKQKIKFYQTTGIVLSTLGVIFLILKADIANILTLEFNEGDILIIITSLSWALYSVLLKYKPKDLNDFEYFSTTVAIGLIVLLPFYLYQGYSLQQELEVLQNNYPVFLYVSIFASISSYYLWHYGIEKIGASKTAQFTHLMPIFGIILASIFLKESLHSYHLLGASLIAFGIYLSLFYKNT